The Equus przewalskii isolate Varuska unplaced genomic scaffold, EquPr2 ChrUn-10, whole genome shotgun sequence genome window below encodes:
- the LOC103547910 gene encoding late cornified envelope protein 3B-like, which yields MSSQQHQQQCQPPPKCPSPKCPPKSPAQCSPPASSGCAPSSEGGCCLSHHGRRRSHRCRRRSSNSCDRGSGQQSGDSSCGQGSGGCC from the coding sequence ATGTCctcccagcagcaccagcagcagtgCCAGCCCCCTCCCAAGTGCCCCTCGCCCAAGTGCCCCCCAAAGAGCCCCGCACAGTGTTCACCTCCAGCCTCCTCGGGCTGTGCTCCAAGCTCCGAGGGCGGCTGCTGCCTGAGCCACCACGGGCGCCGCAGGTCCCACCGATGCCGGCGCCGGAGCTCCAACTCCTGTGACCGTGGCAGTGGTCAGCAGTCCGGGGACTCCAGCTGTGGCCAGGGCTCTGGGGGCTGCTGCTGA